In Leucobacter denitrificans, the genomic window TTTGTGGATCGCAACCAGCACAACGGCAACTGGCTTCTCGGCCCCGAAATCTACCTCATGGGCGCGGTCGCCGCCGAGCGCTATGACGTCACCGAGATCGCCCGCGAGCACGTCGCAGCGCTTGCGGCCGACACCGGCGAGAGCGCGTTCTTCTCCGTGCGTCGGGGCGGTGAAACAGTCTGTCTCGTGCGGCAAGACGGCAGCTTTCCGATCCGCTCATTCGTGCTCTACGAGGGCAAGCGGTTTCCGCTCGGCGTCGCGTCGGCGGGGCTTGCGATTCTTTCGTTCCTTCCCAAAGACGCGGTGGATCGGTACCTCGCAGACGCGCAACTCACCGGAGAGTTCGGTGACGCGCACGACGTGGAGGCAGTGCGCGAGCGCATTCAGGAGACGCGGCGACTCGGGTACGCCGTGAACCCCGGGCTGATCGTCGAGGGTAGCTGGGGCATGGGGGCGGCTGTCTTCACACGGTCAGGGCAACCCGCGTGGGCGCTCAGCCTCACGGGTATCGAACCCCGCTTCAGCCCCGAACGCAGGCCCGAGCTCGGGCGGCTGCTTCTTGAACACGCGCACCGGCTCACAGAGCAGCTCGCGCGCAGGTAGTGGATCCACACCGGCGTTCACTCAACCACGGCGTATTAGGCTTTCTGCATGAGCACTGCACCCCGGCGATTCAGTCAGCGACGTCGGCGGAGGCTCTTCTTCACCTCACTCGTCGCCGTGCTGTTGCTCGGAAGTGGCGGATACGTTGCTGAGGCCGCGATGGCCGATCTGCCCGAGCCGACGCTTGCGCTCGCTTCAGCTGAGACGGCGATCGTGGAGGCGGATCCAAGCACCGCCCAAGCAGTCGTCGACGCGCAGACGCTTCCGACCGCAATCGGATGGGCAGACGATGATGATGTGTGGTCAAACGACGACGAAACACACCCACTCGGGAGCATCACGAAGCTCATCATGGTGCTTGTGAGCATGGATGAGGATCCACTCGAACCGGGCACCGAGGGCGAGACCTACACCTGGACCGCAGAAGACGCTGAACTCACAAACTATTACATCGCTCAAGACGGGGTCGCGTTCTATATTCCTGTCGGAGCAGAGCTCACTCAGCGCGACATGCTCAAGTTCATTTTTCTTCCGTCTGCCAACGATGTAGCTCATTCGTATGCGCTGTGGAGGTTTGGGAGCATCGAGGCGTTTCTCGAAAAGCTTGAGGCCTGGAAAATCAAGTACGATCTCCCCTCGATCACACTCGTCGAGCCGACCGGCATGGACACGAAAGATCAGGCGAATCCTGCGGATCTCGTGCGCGTCGCGAGGCTCGCGTTGGAGATTCCCGCGATCGCCGAACTCAACGGCATGCAGACCGCTGAGATGCCGTGGGGTATCGGCACGATTGAGAACTCGAACCCCCTACTCGGTTCCATGCCCGGGATTGTGGGTACGAAGACCGGCACAATCTACTCCTCGTATAACTTCGTCGTCTCACAGCACATCGATGTCGACGGTCGTGAAGCCACCAGCATCGCGGTTACGCTCGATCGAGCTTCGAAGGAGGACCGTGCGGCGTCAGGTCGCGAGGTGCTCACCGCGATGGGAGGGCTCGCGAGCGAGGTGTCCGTCGTCAAAGCCGGTGAGCAAGTCGCGACCCTCACCTCGGTCGATGGTCAAGTTGCACCGCTCGTTGCAGACGGTGAGGCGAGCGCTGTGCTGCTGCCGGGCGAAACTGCCGAGCGCTCAATCTCTGCTGATGCGAGTTCACTTACAGTAACGGGCCCGGCGGGCGAAACCGCGATCCCGATCGTGCGCACCTCAGAATTCAGCGAGCCGGATCTTTGGTGGCGCATCACCAACCCCGGCCTCGTATTTGGGTAAGTGAGCAGCTCGTAGAGAGACAACGAACCAGGCTCCTCATGTGTGTTTTCTCTAGGTTCGGCCTAATCTTCGTGATTTTCACCAATGTCCGCTTTCCAGTTCCTCTAACACAATGAGAAGTGCGCGCGGTGAATGGCTGCGCCTCAACCGTCTGACTTCGACGTAGCAGACCCTATAAGAAAGACAGCGAGGACGCTTATGGGTACCCCAATCAATCGCGAACGAGTAGATGAACTGACCGAGCAGGAACTAACCAAGCTGATCGAACGAACCCCAAATTCGAAGAAGCGCTGGGAGGAAGCATCGACACACCTCTCTAGCGGCGTCGCCTCGTCGTATCAGTTGATTGAGCCGTATCCGATTTCGATCGAGCGTGGACACGGACCGAGAATTTGGGATGTTGACGGTCACGAGTACATTGACTACATGAATGGCTTCGGTGCGATGATCCAAGGCCATTCAAACCCGGTGATCGGCGAGGCGATTGCCGAGCGCTTCCCGCTGGGCACCCACTTCGGCGCACCAAGTGGCGATGCCGCAATCGTGGCGAAAGAACTCGGGCGCCGCTTCGGACTTCCCAAATGGCGGTTCACGAATTCTGGTTCCGAGTCCACGATGGATGCGATCCGTATTGCCCGCGCGATGACTGGTCGCGACACTGTGATGAAAATCTTCGGTTCCTACCACGGCCACCACGACGCGGTCATGGTGTCAGTGGGATCCGCAGGAATGGATGATCCGGAGATTCGAGGAACCCGGGATAATTACGCCTCGATTTCGTATGGAGGGGGCATACCCCAGAGCATCGTCGATATGACGGTTGCAGTACCCTTCAATGACGCCGAAGCGATGGAACGGCGTATCGAGGAACTCGCAAACGAGGGCCGTAAGCCGGCGTGCGTCATCATGGAAGCCGCGATGATGAACCTTGGCGTCGTGTTTCCGCTACCCGGCTACCTCGAGAAGGTGCGCGAGATCACACGCAAACATGGCATTGTTCTCATTTTCGATGAGGTTAAGACTGGCCTGCTCATCGCAGCAGGTGGTGCCACCGAGAAGTTCGGTGTCACTCCAGATATTCTCACGATCTCAAAGGCGCTCGCAGGCGGACTCCCGAGTGGTGCGGTTGGCATGACCGAGGAGGCTTCGAAGCTCGTTGAGAGTGGCGAAGTGAATCAGGTCGGAACCTACAACGGTAATCCGCTCACAATTGCGGCTGCACGCGCGAACCTTTTTGAGGTGCTCACCGACGATGCTTACGCTCACCTCGCGCATCTCAATGACCGGATCCTAGCTGGGTGCAATGAGGTCATCGCCAAGTACGACCTCATTGCTCACACCGTAGGCATCGGGGCAAAGGGATGTATCGTATTCTCGGACACACCTGTCACCGATTACGAAAGCTATTTTGTGAGTGCTGAAGCCATGGAGCTCACTACGGCACTCACGACACTGGCGTGGCTCTTCAACGTGAACCGCGGGGTCTTTATGGCACCGGGTCGCGAGGAAGAATGGACGCTTTCGGTCACACACGGCGACGCCGAGGTGGATCGTTACGTTGAGGTGTTTGACGAACTGGCTGCAGCTCTACGAGCGTAACCATGACATCGTAAAAAGGAGGGGTGGAGATCGGTTGATCTCCACCCCTCTACGTTTTCTGACCTACCTACGTCATATGCGGGTACACGCGAGGCTCAGCCGCCCGATGTGCCCAGTCGATGAGTGTCATCACATCATGCACAGGAAGACCCGTTGCTTTTCGAATTGCAGGGGCGTACGGAGGCAGGTCCGTACATTCGAGCAAAATCGCCCCAAGATCTGGATTCTGTTTCTGCATCTCCAGGGCTTCAGCTACGAGATCCGCTTCCATCTCCTCAAACTCGAAGCTTCCGCTTTCCTCAGCCACCGCAGCGCGAAATGCCGGTCGATGTGAGAGGCCGTGAATTACGTAGCGCAAGGGCAAACCGGCCGTTGCGATTTCCATGTGACGCGACGTCAGCGACTCGGCGGAGAAGGTGAGGATTCCCACCTGCTTAGCCGGAGAAATCGTTTGAGAGATCAATGGCAGTTGAATGAGGCTCGATGAGTAAACGGGTACCGGTAGGGCCTCGGCGAGTTCGCGCTGAAACAGCACCATGAATCCACAACTGCCGACCACTGCTTTTACGCCGCGCTCAACCAGTCGATGTCCAGCTTCAATGAACTGATCGCGCAGTTTATCGAAGGCAGGAGCGTAGATGAGTGACTCATAGTTCGCTTCAGCGATCGTCTCGTGTGTGACCGGGTATTCAAACGTGCGCGCATTGTTCGGAGATCCCGGCGGGTACGGCACCTTCGCGTTCATCATGATCACCCCGATCGGTATCCCGGCGGGGTGGATCCCGGTGTTCGCGACGTATCGCATCATGAGCCTGACTGAGTTGTGTCTACATCCCACCCAGCGGCGGCCATGTCGGCCTGCAGGTCGAGCTCGGGCACATCATATTTAGCCTCGCTTCGCTGTACC contains:
- a CDS encoding D-alanyl-D-alanine carboxypeptidase family protein, which encodes MSTAPRRFSQRRRRRLFFTSLVAVLLLGSGGYVAEAAMADLPEPTLALASAETAIVEADPSTAQAVVDAQTLPTAIGWADDDDVWSNDDETHPLGSITKLIMVLVSMDEDPLEPGTEGETYTWTAEDAELTNYYIAQDGVAFYIPVGAELTQRDMLKFIFLPSANDVAHSYALWRFGSIEAFLEKLEAWKIKYDLPSITLVEPTGMDTKDQANPADLVRVARLALEIPAIAELNGMQTAEMPWGIGTIENSNPLLGSMPGIVGTKTGTIYSSYNFVVSQHIDVDGREATSIAVTLDRASKEDRAASGREVLTAMGGLASEVSVVKAGEQVATLTSVDGQVAPLVADGEASAVLLPGETAERSISADASSLTVTGPAGETAIPIVRTSEFSEPDLWWRITNPGLVFG
- a CDS encoding aspartate/glutamate racemase family protein, yielding MMRYVANTGIHPAGIPIGVIMMNAKVPYPPGSPNNARTFEYPVTHETIAEANYESLIYAPAFDKLRDQFIEAGHRLVERGVKAVVGSCGFMVLFQRELAEALPVPVYSSSLIQLPLISQTISPAKQVGILTFSAESLTSRHMEIATAGLPLRYVIHGLSHRPAFRAAVAEESGSFEFEEMEADLVAEALEMQKQNPDLGAILLECTDLPPYAPAIRKATGLPVHDVMTLIDWAHRAAEPRVYPHMT
- a CDS encoding IclR family transcriptional regulator translates to MNTLVSSSGTQVVSRMTRVLRELSTRMPDGTGTSDVARATGLTRPTAHRLLSALAAEGFVDRNQHNGNWLLGPEIYLMGAVAAERYDVTEIAREHVAALAADTGESAFFSVRRGGETVCLVRQDGSFPIRSFVLYEGKRFPLGVASAGLAILSFLPKDAVDRYLADAQLTGEFGDAHDVEAVRERIQETRRLGYAVNPGLIVEGSWGMGAAVFTRSGQPAWALSLTGIEPRFSPERRPELGRLLLEHAHRLTEQLARR
- a CDS encoding aspartate aminotransferase family protein → MGTPINRERVDELTEQELTKLIERTPNSKKRWEEASTHLSSGVASSYQLIEPYPISIERGHGPRIWDVDGHEYIDYMNGFGAMIQGHSNPVIGEAIAERFPLGTHFGAPSGDAAIVAKELGRRFGLPKWRFTNSGSESTMDAIRIARAMTGRDTVMKIFGSYHGHHDAVMVSVGSAGMDDPEIRGTRDNYASISYGGGIPQSIVDMTVAVPFNDAEAMERRIEELANEGRKPACVIMEAAMMNLGVVFPLPGYLEKVREITRKHGIVLIFDEVKTGLLIAAGGATEKFGVTPDILTISKALAGGLPSGAVGMTEEASKLVESGEVNQVGTYNGNPLTIAAARANLFEVLTDDAYAHLAHLNDRILAGCNEVIAKYDLIAHTVGIGAKGCIVFSDTPVTDYESYFVSAEAMELTTALTTLAWLFNVNRGVFMAPGREEEWTLSVTHGDAEVDRYVEVFDELAAALRA